From Synechococcus sp. A10-1-5-1, a single genomic window includes:
- a CDS encoding universal stress protein: protein MFRNLLIADSGKGHVEEMVRMLRDIPTVRQARINLLHVVAEQAGQDYAEHSQKAAGIVAEAVQRLGLNPSEVNTIIRQGDTKQTVLKVADELDADLIVMGSRGLGRLQSILNNSASQYVFQLSTRPMLLVRDDLYVRHINRVMVAIDGTGVGDDALRLACELVRDVPGSSLTGVHISRQDIAPSRGGQTPADELLDKAVQRARGFGVEMKAIHGTGDIGRGFCQAAEEHKADLVVIASQDRRPLVARGLVDIDRLLGSSVSDYIRVHAPAPVLLVREPEVRS from the coding sequence GTGTTTCGCAATCTTCTGATCGCCGATTCAGGCAAAGGCCACGTTGAGGAAATGGTGCGCATGCTGCGCGACATTCCCACCGTGCGTCAGGCCCGCATCAATCTGCTCCACGTTGTCGCAGAGCAGGCGGGTCAGGACTACGCCGAACATTCCCAAAAAGCAGCCGGAATCGTCGCTGAAGCCGTTCAGCGGTTGGGGCTCAACCCTTCTGAGGTCAACACGATCATTCGCCAAGGGGACACCAAGCAAACGGTGTTGAAGGTGGCTGATGAACTGGATGCTGACCTGATCGTCATGGGCTCTCGGGGTTTGGGCCGGCTCCAGTCGATCCTGAACAACAGTGCTAGCCAGTACGTCTTCCAGCTCTCGACCCGGCCGATGTTGCTGGTGCGCGACGACCTCTATGTGCGTCACATCAACCGTGTGATGGTGGCGATTGATGGCACTGGGGTCGGTGACGACGCGCTCAGGCTGGCCTGTGAGTTGGTGCGCGATGTGCCCGGGAGCAGCCTGACGGGTGTTCACATCAGCCGCCAGGACATTGCCCCCTCTCGCGGTGGGCAAACCCCTGCCGATGAGTTGCTCGATAAGGCCGTGCAGCGGGCCCGGGGCTTTGGCGTTGAGATGAAAGCAATCCATGGCACCGGCGACATCGGCCGGGGTTTCTGTCAGGCCGCTGAAGAGCACAAAGCCGATTTGGTTGTCATCGCCTCACAGGATCGTCGCCCTCTGGTGGCCCGCGGGCTGGTGGATATCGATCGCCTGTTGGGTTCCTCGGTCAGTGACTACATCCGTGTGCATGCCCCTGCGCCGGTCCTCTTGGTTCGAGAGCCGGAAGTCCGGAGCTGA
- a CDS encoding acyl-CoA thioesterase, producing MPETVTEQQHQRPWHLERSVLPQHTDHAGVMWHGSYLAWLEEARVEALRQAGLAYSDLSERGLELPVVSLQIDYRQALLHGESIRLESWVLPQQGVKLPWRSVFIKADGSLAAEARVELVLVDLSQGPGQRRLLRKAPDDLRQALERLRQGPGPGPDSRVSL from the coding sequence GTGCCGGAGACCGTGACGGAGCAGCAACATCAGCGCCCCTGGCACCTGGAGCGATCGGTTCTGCCACAACACACCGACCATGCCGGAGTGATGTGGCATGGCAGCTATCTGGCCTGGCTGGAGGAAGCCCGGGTGGAAGCCCTACGCCAGGCGGGACTTGCCTACAGCGACCTCTCAGAGCGCGGCCTGGAACTGCCGGTTGTCTCACTACAGATCGACTACCGGCAAGCCCTGCTGCATGGAGAATCCATTCGACTCGAGAGCTGGGTCCTTCCGCAACAGGGCGTCAAACTCCCATGGCGCAGCGTCTTCATCAAGGCAGATGGAAGCCTGGCCGCCGAAGCCCGCGTGGAGCTGGTCCTGGTGGACCTGAGCCAAGGCCCAGGGCAGAGGCGACTACTACGCAAGGCGCCTGACGACCTGCGGCAGGCCCTAGAGCGCCTGAGACAAGGCCCAGGCCCAGGCCCAGACTCACGGGTCTCGCTATAG
- a CDS encoding DNA-processing protein DprA, with translation MGEVLRGPFCSGQGRSRGLGAEPSEAHRLWRLIWSRCPGVGWRRLEHLENLFEDLDQAWQATSQELEHALRGTQASTLDLERIDAYRQQVGPSPVSHPPTPAQRLQWSARRCLLPGDRAFPSCLEEIAQPPLALHWEGRGSVWAALRERQAVAVIGTRRASRHGLAMAQAVGRTLAQGGWPVLAGLTEGVQEAAHQGCLSAGGTPIAILGTPLNQTSPRTLAPLQKQISAEGLLISEWPRGTAVRAAHFSLRKRLETGLVQAMVLVECPLQSTALKTAQLGWAQGIPLWVIPADAGRSSAAGSNRLLGQGATPLLLPSDLLNQLGTGPLAVSGERSTAQEHAGLLSRQATLMAALGQGASLEQLCRSLRLDPGQISQGLLQLEMAGLVRSAPGLWWHPS, from the coding sequence ATGGGCGAGGTCCTGCGAGGTCCCTTCTGCTCTGGCCAAGGCCGCAGTCGCGGCCTTGGCGCGGAACCCAGCGAGGCGCATCGCCTCTGGCGCTTGATCTGGAGCCGCTGTCCTGGCGTGGGCTGGCGAAGACTCGAACACCTCGAGAACCTCTTTGAAGATCTCGATCAGGCCTGGCAGGCCACCAGCCAAGAACTGGAGCATGCTCTCCGCGGAACCCAGGCCAGCACGCTGGATCTGGAGCGGATCGATGCCTATCGCCAACAGGTGGGGCCATCACCCGTCAGCCATCCACCAACCCCCGCGCAACGCCTGCAGTGGTCTGCCCGCCGCTGCCTACTCCCTGGAGACCGCGCCTTTCCAAGCTGCCTTGAGGAGATCGCGCAACCACCTCTGGCCCTGCATTGGGAGGGGCGGGGAAGCGTCTGGGCTGCACTGCGAGAACGCCAAGCCGTTGCCGTCATCGGGACCCGGCGCGCATCCAGACATGGCTTGGCCATGGCCCAGGCGGTCGGACGAACGCTCGCGCAGGGGGGCTGGCCGGTGCTGGCTGGCCTGACTGAAGGGGTTCAGGAGGCGGCCCATCAAGGTTGCCTGTCCGCTGGCGGGACACCCATCGCCATCCTTGGAACACCGCTCAATCAAACCTCGCCACGCACCTTGGCGCCTTTGCAAAAACAGATCTCCGCTGAGGGATTGTTGATCTCTGAATGGCCCAGGGGCACAGCGGTGCGGGCTGCTCACTTCAGCTTGAGAAAACGTCTTGAGACCGGCCTGGTTCAAGCCATGGTCCTGGTGGAATGCCCGCTGCAAAGCACGGCCCTCAAGACCGCACAGTTGGGCTGGGCTCAGGGAATCCCCCTCTGGGTGATTCCTGCGGATGCTGGACGGAGCAGTGCAGCCGGCAGCAATCGCCTACTGGGCCAAGGGGCCACACCTCTGCTCCTCCCCTCAGATCTGTTGAACCAGTTGGGAACCGGTCCGCTAGCGGTGTCCGGCGAAAGGTCCACAGCCCAGGAGCATGCTGGCCTGCTCAGCCGTCAGGCAACGCTGATGGCTGCCCTTGGCCAGGGGGCAAGCCTTGAGCAGCTCTGCCGGTCCCTTCGCCTCGACCCTGGGCAGATCAGTCAAGGGCTACTGCAGCTAGAGATGGCCGGACTGGTGCGCAGCGCTCCTGGCCTGTGGTGGCATCCCAGCTGA
- the prmC gene encoding peptide chain release factor N(5)-glutamine methyltransferase, which yields MGDSVTAQSLLNWRKTMLRQGGEASALDWLLDLKGGVHWPQLQALRLYPESKVALEHRLETLEEIWQEHLEQGKPLQYLVGLCPWRDLELKVAPGVLIPRQETELLIDLALACLRPDQQQSQVSWADLGTGSGCIAIGLAKALPSSKGFAVDRSTAALRQTEENARRILNSNSVEFREGDWWDAIQDQWGQLDLVVSNPPYIPAAVWAELEPVVRDHEPELALNGGADGLDAIRRITSDALQCLAPGGWLLLEHHYDQSSAVLGLLKEAGLVKTQAHSDLEGVQRFARAQKPSDQEGP from the coding sequence ATGGGCGATTCGGTCACAGCTCAATCACTGCTGAACTGGCGGAAGACCATGCTCCGCCAAGGAGGAGAAGCCAGTGCGCTCGACTGGTTGCTGGATCTCAAAGGCGGGGTGCACTGGCCGCAGTTGCAAGCCCTCAGGCTCTACCCCGAATCGAAGGTGGCGCTGGAGCACAGGCTGGAAACGCTGGAGGAAATCTGGCAAGAGCACCTTGAACAAGGCAAACCCCTCCAGTACCTGGTCGGCCTGTGCCCCTGGCGGGATCTGGAACTGAAGGTGGCCCCTGGGGTTTTGATCCCCAGGCAAGAGACAGAGCTACTGATTGATCTGGCCTTGGCCTGCCTGAGACCTGATCAACAGCAATCACAAGTGAGCTGGGCTGATCTGGGAACCGGCTCAGGCTGCATCGCGATCGGGTTAGCCAAAGCACTGCCAAGCAGCAAGGGCTTCGCCGTTGATCGCTCGACCGCGGCGCTCAGGCAGACGGAGGAGAACGCCAGACGAATCCTCAACAGCAACAGCGTGGAGTTCAGAGAGGGTGACTGGTGGGATGCGATCCAGGACCAGTGGGGTCAGTTGGATCTGGTGGTCAGCAACCCGCCCTACATCCCTGCTGCGGTCTGGGCGGAACTCGAGCCGGTCGTGCGCGATCACGAACCTGAGCTGGCTCTCAATGGAGGGGCAGATGGCTTGGATGCCATTCGCAGGATTACGAGCGATGCCCTCCAATGCCTGGCGCCAGGGGGCTGGCTGCTTCTGGAGCACCACTACGACCAGAGCTCTGCTGTCCTGGGCTTACTGAAGGAAGCGGGATTGGTCAAAACCCAGGCCCACTCGGACTTAGAAGGAGTCCAACGATTCGCCAGGGCGCAGAAGCCTTCAGATCAGGAGGGTCCCTAG
- a CDS encoding L-threonylcarbamoyladenylate synthase, with translation MEGCLDEDRFAAALQQGQAGVFPTDTLPALATTPEHAALLWRIKRRPQNKPVILMGADGEQLFSSLGLEPEQSWIQLMEQHWPGALTLVVPAGGEKLELLNPGGAALGLRVPDCDQARNLLRISGPLATTSANRSGEEPCKTAAEVQLKFPELNRLAPEPWPSPSGQASTVIALEPGGNWRLLRAGAVMPRELLN, from the coding sequence ATGGAAGGCTGCCTCGATGAAGACCGCTTTGCCGCAGCGCTGCAGCAAGGCCAAGCCGGAGTCTTCCCCACCGACACACTGCCGGCCTTAGCCACCACACCGGAGCACGCCGCTCTGTTGTGGCGGATCAAGCGACGCCCCCAGAACAAGCCCGTGATCTTGATGGGCGCGGACGGCGAGCAGCTCTTCAGCAGCCTGGGCCTGGAACCCGAGCAGAGCTGGATCCAATTGATGGAACAGCACTGGCCCGGGGCCCTGACCCTGGTGGTGCCAGCGGGTGGCGAAAAGCTCGAGCTGCTCAATCCAGGTGGAGCCGCCCTGGGCCTACGGGTGCCGGACTGCGACCAGGCACGAAACCTGCTGCGCATCAGCGGCCCCTTGGCAACAACCAGTGCCAATCGATCCGGGGAGGAGCCCTGCAAAACAGCTGCTGAGGTGCAGCTGAAGTTCCCTGAACTCAACCGGTTGGCACCCGAACCATGGCCAAGCCCCTCAGGTCAGGCCAGCACTGTGATTGCGCTGGAGCCCGGGGGCAATTGGCGCTTGCTCCGCGCGGGTGCTGTGATGCCCAGAGAGCTCCTCAACTAA
- the psaB gene encoding photosystem I core protein PsaB gives MATKFPSFSQGLAQDPTTRRIWYGIATAHDFESHDGMTEEKLYQKLFSTHFGHLAIIGLWVSGNLFHVAWQGNFEQWVADPLHVRPIAHAIWDPHFGQGAITAFTQAGASSPVNIAYSGVYHWWYTIGMRTNAELYQGSIFMMILSAWALFAGWLHLQPKFRPSLAWFKNAESRLNHHLAVLFGFSSIAWTGHLVHVAIPESRGQHVGWDNFLNVLPHPAGLAPFFTGNWGVYAQNPDTAYQVFGTSEGSGTAILTFLGGFHPQSEALWLTDIAHHHLAIGCLFVIAGHMYRTNFGIGHSIREILEAHNPPNGTPGDLGAGHKGLYDTINNSLHFQLGLALASLGVVTSLVAQHMYSMPSYAFIAKDYTTQAALYTHHQYIAIFLMCGAFAHGAIFFIRDYDPEANKNNVLARMLEHKEAIISHLSWVSLFLGFHTLGLYVHNDVVVAFGTPEKQILVEPVFAQFVQAASGKAMYGFDVLLSNGASAASNASAAYMGGWMDAINDGGNDLFLQIGPGDFLVHHAIALGLHTTTLILVKGALDARGSKLMPDKKDFGYSFPCDGPGRGGTCDISAWDAFYLAVFWALNTVGWLTFYWHWKHLAIWQGNVAQFNESSTYLMGWFRDYLWLNSSQLINGYNPFGSNNLAVWAWMFLFGHLIWATGFMFLISWRGYWQELIETIVWAHQRTPLANLVGWRDKPVALSIVQARVVGLAHFTVGYFVTYAAFLIASTSGKFG, from the coding sequence ATGGCAACGAAATTTCCTTCGTTCAGCCAGGGTCTGGCACAGGACCCGACAACCCGTCGTATTTGGTACGGGATCGCCACGGCTCACGACTTCGAGAGCCATGACGGAATGACGGAGGAAAAGCTTTACCAAAAGCTTTTCTCCACCCATTTCGGTCACCTTGCGATCATCGGCCTCTGGGTTTCGGGCAACCTGTTCCACGTCGCCTGGCAGGGCAACTTCGAGCAGTGGGTCGCCGATCCGCTGCATGTCCGTCCCATCGCTCACGCGATCTGGGATCCCCACTTCGGCCAAGGCGCCATCACTGCCTTCACCCAGGCAGGCGCCTCCTCCCCGGTGAACATTGCGTACTCCGGCGTGTACCACTGGTGGTACACCATCGGCATGCGCACCAACGCCGAGCTGTACCAGGGCTCCATCTTCATGATGATCCTGTCGGCTTGGGCCTTGTTCGCTGGTTGGCTGCACCTTCAGCCCAAGTTCCGGCCTTCCCTGGCCTGGTTCAAGAACGCTGAATCCCGCCTGAACCACCACCTCGCGGTCCTGTTCGGTTTCAGCTCGATCGCTTGGACTGGTCACCTGGTCCACGTCGCCATCCCCGAATCCCGGGGTCAACACGTGGGTTGGGACAACTTCCTGAACGTGCTGCCTCACCCGGCAGGCCTGGCTCCCTTCTTCACAGGTAACTGGGGCGTTTACGCCCAGAACCCCGACACCGCTTATCAGGTGTTCGGTACCTCAGAAGGCTCTGGCACCGCGATCCTCACCTTCCTGGGTGGTTTCCACCCCCAAAGTGAGGCCCTCTGGCTGACCGACATTGCCCATCACCACCTGGCGATTGGCTGTCTGTTCGTGATCGCCGGTCACATGTACCGGACCAACTTCGGTATCGGTCACTCGATCCGCGAGATCCTCGAAGCCCACAACCCCCCCAACGGCACCCCTGGTGACTTGGGCGCTGGCCACAAGGGTCTTTACGACACCATCAACAACTCGCTCCACTTCCAGCTTGGTCTGGCCCTGGCTTCCCTGGGCGTTGTGACCAGCCTGGTGGCTCAGCACATGTATTCGATGCCGTCCTATGCGTTCATCGCCAAGGACTACACGACGCAGGCTGCCCTTTACACCCACCACCAGTACATCGCCATCTTCCTGATGTGCGGTGCCTTCGCTCACGGTGCGATCTTCTTCATCCGTGATTACGACCCCGAGGCCAACAAGAACAACGTTCTTGCTCGGATGCTCGAGCACAAAGAAGCGATCATTAGCCACCTGAGCTGGGTCTCCCTGTTCCTGGGCTTCCACACCCTTGGCCTCTACGTCCACAACGACGTGGTTGTGGCCTTCGGTACCCCCGAGAAGCAAATCCTGGTTGAGCCCGTCTTTGCACAGTTCGTGCAGGCCGCCTCTGGCAAGGCCATGTACGGCTTCGACGTGCTCCTCTCCAATGGCGCTAGCGCTGCTAGCAATGCCAGCGCCGCCTACATGGGTGGTTGGATGGACGCCATCAACGACGGTGGCAACGATCTGTTCCTGCAGATCGGCCCTGGTGACTTCCTGGTGCACCACGCCATCGCCCTGGGTCTGCACACCACCACCCTGATCCTGGTCAAGGGTGCTCTGGATGCCCGTGGCTCCAAGCTGATGCCTGACAAGAAGGACTTCGGCTACTCCTTCCCCTGCGACGGCCCCGGCCGTGGCGGTACCTGCGACATCAGTGCCTGGGACGCCTTCTACCTGGCTGTCTTCTGGGCCCTGAACACCGTGGGTTGGCTCACCTTCTACTGGCACTGGAAGCACCTCGCCATCTGGCAGGGCAACGTGGCTCAGTTCAACGAATCCAGCACCTATCTGATGGGCTGGTTCCGCGACTACCTGTGGCTCAACTCCTCTCAGCTGATCAACGGTTACAACCCGTTCGGCAGCAACAACCTCGCCGTCTGGGCTTGGATGTTCCTGTTCGGTCACCTGATCTGGGCCACCGGCTTCATGTTCCTGATCTCCTGGCGCGGTTACTGGCAGGAACTGATCGAGACCATTGTCTGGGCTCACCAGCGCACCCCGCTCGCCAACCTGGTGGGCTGGCGCGACAAGCCTGTGGCTCTCTCGATCGTTCAGGCCCGTGTGGTTGGTCTGGCTCACTTCACAGTGGGCTACTTCGTGACCTACGCCGCCTTCTTGATCGCCTCCACCTCTGGCAAGTTCGGTTGA
- the psaA gene encoding photosystem I core protein PsaA, producing the protein MTISPPERGKTAKAQVDRVNNPATFELFGKPGHFDRSLAKGPKTTTWVWNLHANAHDFDSHTSDLEEVSRKIFSAHFGHLAVIFVWLSGAFFHGARFSNFSGWLADPTHVKPSAQVVWPVFGQEILNGDVGAGFHGIQITSGLFHVWRAWGITTETQLMALAIGALVMAGLMLNAGVFHYHKAAPKLEWFQNVESMLNHHLAGLLGLGSLSWAGHLIHVSLPTTALMDAIDAGSPLSLNGKTIATVADIPLPHEFFNQDLLAQLFPGFGAGINAFFTGNWAAYSDFLTFKGGLNPVTGSMWMSDIAHHHLAIAVLFIVAGHMYRTNWGIGHSIKEILEGQKGDPLLFPASKGHDGLYEFMTTSWHAQLAVNLALLGSLSIIVAQHMYAMPAYPYIGIDYPTQLSIFTHHTWIGGFLIVGAGAHAAIAMIRDYDPAKHVDNVLDRVLKARDALISHLNWVCIWLGFHSFGLYIHNDTMRALGRPQDMFSDSAIALKPVFAQWIQGLHASAAGSTAPNALAGVSEVFNGTVVAVGGKVAAGPIPLGTADFMVHHIHAFTIHVTVLILLKGVLYARSSRLVPDKANLGFRFPCDGPGRGGTCQVSAWDHVFLGLFWMYNSLSIVIFHFSWKMQSDVWGTVNADGSVSHITNGNFAQSAITINGWLRDFLWAQAAQVINSYGSATSAYGLMFLGAHFVWAFSLMFLFSGRGYWQELIESIVWAHNKLKVAPAIQPRALSITQGRAVGVAHYLLGGIATTWSFFLARIIAVG; encoded by the coding sequence ATGACCATCAGCCCACCAGAGCGTGGGAAAACGGCGAAGGCCCAGGTCGACCGGGTGAACAACCCGGCCACCTTCGAACTGTTCGGTAAGCCCGGCCATTTCGATCGCAGCCTTGCCAAAGGTCCCAAAACCACAACCTGGGTTTGGAACCTCCACGCCAACGCTCACGACTTCGATAGCCACACCAGCGATCTCGAAGAGGTCAGCCGGAAGATTTTTTCGGCCCACTTCGGTCACCTGGCTGTCATTTTTGTTTGGCTGAGCGGCGCCTTCTTCCACGGTGCTCGCTTCTCCAACTTCTCCGGCTGGCTCGCCGACCCCACGCACGTGAAACCCAGTGCGCAGGTGGTTTGGCCTGTCTTCGGCCAAGAAATCCTTAACGGCGATGTGGGTGCCGGTTTCCACGGCATCCAGATCACTTCAGGCCTCTTCCACGTGTGGCGGGCCTGGGGCATCACCACTGAAACCCAGCTCATGGCCCTGGCCATCGGTGCTCTGGTGATGGCCGGTTTGATGCTCAATGCGGGCGTCTTCCACTACCACAAGGCAGCTCCCAAGCTCGAGTGGTTCCAGAACGTTGAGTCGATGCTCAACCACCATCTGGCCGGTCTGCTTGGTCTGGGTTCCTTGTCCTGGGCGGGTCACTTGATCCATGTGTCTCTGCCCACCACCGCGCTGATGGACGCCATCGATGCCGGCAGCCCGCTGTCGCTCAATGGCAAGACCATCGCCACCGTGGCGGACATCCCCCTGCCCCACGAGTTCTTCAACCAGGACCTGCTGGCTCAGCTGTTCCCAGGTTTCGGTGCAGGCATCAATGCCTTCTTCACCGGCAACTGGGCTGCTTACAGCGATTTCCTCACCTTTAAAGGTGGACTGAATCCTGTGACCGGCAGCATGTGGATGAGCGATATCGCTCACCACCATCTGGCGATCGCCGTGCTCTTCATCGTTGCCGGTCACATGTACCGGACCAACTGGGGCATTGGCCACAGCATCAAGGAGATCCTCGAGGGCCAGAAGGGCGACCCCCTGCTGTTCCCCGCCAGCAAAGGTCACGATGGCCTTTACGAGTTCATGACCACCAGCTGGCACGCTCAGTTGGCCGTGAACCTGGCTCTGCTGGGCTCACTGAGCATCATCGTTGCTCAGCACATGTACGCGATGCCTGCGTATCCCTACATCGGCATCGACTACCCCACGCAGCTGTCGATCTTCACCCACCACACCTGGATTGGTGGCTTCCTGATCGTTGGTGCTGGCGCTCACGCCGCCATCGCCATGATTCGCGACTACGACCCCGCCAAGCATGTGGACAACGTGCTCGATCGGGTGCTCAAGGCTCGCGATGCCCTGATCAGCCACCTGAACTGGGTGTGCATCTGGCTCGGCTTCCACAGCTTCGGCCTCTACATCCACAACGACACCATGCGTGCCCTGGGCCGTCCCCAGGACATGTTCAGTGACTCCGCCATTGCACTGAAGCCCGTCTTCGCGCAGTGGATTCAGGGTCTGCACGCCTCTGCTGCTGGTAGCACCGCACCTAACGCCCTCGCCGGCGTCAGCGAGGTCTTCAACGGCACCGTGGTTGCTGTGGGCGGCAAGGTTGCTGCCGGTCCGATCCCCCTGGGAACGGCCGACTTCATGGTCCACCACATCCACGCCTTCACGATTCACGTGACGGTGTTGATCCTGCTGAAGGGTGTTTTGTATGCCCGCAGCAGCCGCCTGGTTCCCGATAAGGCGAACCTCGGCTTCCGCTTCCCCTGCGACGGCCCCGGCCGTGGAGGTACCTGCCAGGTGTCGGCTTGGGACCACGTGTTCCTAGGCCTGTTCTGGATGTACAACTCCCTGTCGATCGTCATCTTCCACTTCTCCTGGAAGATGCAGAGCGACGTGTGGGGCACCGTCAACGCTGACGGTTCCGTGTCCCACATCACCAACGGCAACTTTGCCCAAAGCGCCATCACGATCAACGGCTGGCTGCGTGATTTCCTGTGGGCTCAGGCCGCACAGGTGATCAACAGCTATGGCTCCGCCACCAGTGCCTACGGTCTGATGTTCCTTGGTGCCCACTTCGTCTGGGCGTTCAGCTTGATGTTCCTGTTCAGTGGCCGCGGCTACTGGCAAGAGCTGATTGAGTCCATCGTCTGGGCTCACAACAAGCTGAAGGTTGCTCCCGCCATTCAGCCGCGGGCGCTTTCCATCACCCAGGGCCGTGCCGTCGGTGTTGCCCACTATCTGCTGGGCGGCATCGCGACCACCTGGTCGTTCTTCCTGGCCCGCATCATTGCGGTCGGCTGA
- the cobJ gene encoding precorrin-3B C(17)-methyltransferase, giving the protein MNDSLIWGFSLSASGLPLLRRLLQSGDIDRLASPANGSHWESGELQTLLQANWSVSRAFVAVGACGAITRLIAPQLRDKASDPAVVVLDPSGRFAIPLLGGHEAGGESLAQTLAARCQGEAVITGAAHSEGRVALDSFGQAWGWKRNGGPWNELMKAIARGEALASQHLQGNPRWQELPGLAPGQEQATQELSVGITAERGCRWHPPSVWLGMGCERNTSLSLLERCCDSLIQQHQIAPEAIAGLASADRKADEPALLELAERRGWPLRCFSAERLAPVAVPNPSAVVAAELGTASVAEASALLAAGPEARLLAEKQITRAEAKEQGAATAALAQAASQWAPHRGQLHLIGSGPGRLDLLTPDAKAALSQSCVWVGYGLYLDLLEPLRRPDQLRSDGQLTQERERCKEALILACEGQTVSLISSGDSGIYGMAGLALELWLELDPADRPSFEVHPGLSALQVAAARAGAPLMHDFCTISLSDRLTPWAVIEKRLEAAAAGDFVVALYNPRSKGRDWQLERAQQLLLTGRSETTPVVLARQLGRPEEQVTLHELGSLPIEQVDMLTLVMVGNSSSRAESGRMVTPRGYPGAELQ; this is encoded by the coding sequence ATGAACGACAGCCTGATTTGGGGTTTCAGCCTCAGCGCCAGCGGCCTGCCGCTGCTGCGACGCCTACTGCAATCAGGCGACATTGACCGTCTGGCCAGCCCGGCCAATGGCAGCCACTGGGAAAGCGGGGAACTGCAGACCCTGCTTCAGGCCAATTGGAGCGTGAGTCGTGCCTTTGTAGCCGTCGGGGCCTGCGGTGCCATTACCCGTCTGATCGCCCCTCAGCTCAGGGACAAAGCCAGCGATCCGGCGGTGGTCGTTCTCGATCCCAGCGGACGCTTTGCGATCCCCTTGCTTGGGGGACACGAAGCAGGCGGGGAGTCCCTAGCCCAGACCCTGGCGGCCCGCTGCCAGGGAGAAGCGGTGATCACCGGAGCCGCCCATAGCGAAGGCCGTGTCGCCCTGGACAGTTTCGGTCAAGCCTGGGGCTGGAAACGGAACGGCGGCCCCTGGAACGAGCTGATGAAGGCGATCGCCCGGGGGGAAGCACTGGCCAGCCAACACCTACAGGGGAATCCCCGCTGGCAAGAGCTCCCTGGCCTGGCCCCAGGGCAAGAGCAGGCCACACAGGAGCTCTCAGTTGGCATCACGGCAGAGCGAGGCTGCCGCTGGCACCCGCCCAGCGTTTGGCTGGGCATGGGCTGCGAGCGCAATACCAGCCTGAGCCTGCTGGAGCGCTGCTGCGACAGTTTGATCCAGCAACACCAGATCGCACCGGAAGCAATCGCTGGCTTGGCCAGTGCCGATCGCAAGGCCGATGAACCAGCGCTGCTGGAGCTGGCGGAACGTCGCGGCTGGCCCCTGCGCTGCTTCAGCGCTGAACGCCTGGCTCCTGTGGCTGTGCCCAACCCATCCGCGGTAGTGGCCGCAGAACTGGGGACGGCCAGCGTGGCAGAAGCCTCGGCCCTGCTCGCCGCGGGCCCTGAAGCGAGGCTGCTCGCGGAGAAACAGATCACCCGCGCCGAAGCCAAGGAGCAGGGGGCGGCGACCGCAGCATTAGCCCAGGCCGCAAGCCAGTGGGCACCCCATCGCGGCCAGCTGCACCTGATTGGCAGTGGGCCCGGACGCCTGGACCTCTTAACCCCCGACGCCAAAGCGGCCTTAAGTCAGAGCTGCGTCTGGGTGGGCTATGGGCTCTACCTGGATTTGCTCGAACCGCTGCGGCGGCCGGATCAACTACGCAGTGACGGGCAACTCACGCAGGAGCGGGAACGCTGCAAAGAAGCCCTGATACTGGCCTGCGAGGGACAGACCGTCTCCTTGATTTCCTCGGGTGACAGCGGGATCTACGGAATGGCCGGTCTAGCCCTGGAGCTCTGGCTGGAGCTAGATCCAGCCGATCGACCCAGCTTTGAAGTTCACCCCGGCCTCTCGGCCCTACAGGTCGCCGCAGCCCGGGCAGGGGCACCGTTGATGCACGACTTCTGCACCATCAGCCTGAGCGACCGTCTAACGCCCTGGGCTGTGATCGAAAAGCGCCTGGAGGCAGCGGCCGCAGGCGACTTTGTTGTCGCTCTCTACAACCCACGCTCCAAAGGCAGGGATTGGCAACTGGAGCGCGCCCAACAACTTCTACTCACCGGCAGATCCGAGACCACCCCTGTGGTCCTGGCGCGCCAACTGGGCCGCCCCGAAGAGCAGGTGACCCTGCACGAACTGGGCAGCCTTCCCATCGAGCAGGTGGACATGCTCACCCTGGTGATGGTGGGCAACAGCAGCAGCCGCGCAGAATCTGGCCGGATGGTTACCCCGCGGGGGTATCCAGGCGCTGAGCTGCAGTGA